The following nucleotide sequence is from Streptomyces brevispora.
GCATGCTGATCGGGGGTGCGGCGGCGTTCGTCTGGGCCGGGGCGATGCTCTACACCCTGGCCTCGTGGATTCTCTAGGCGACCGGTGCACGGCCCGGGACACGG
It contains:
- the mmpA gene encoding morphogenic membrane protein MmpA, yielding MNAPRTPARTAPLHPAQRRAAAGMLIGGAAAFVWAGAMLYTLASWIL